In Halorhabdus tiamatea SARL4B, a genomic segment contains:
- a CDS encoding type II/IV secretion system ATPase subunit yields MSEPDRPRDGGGNANVGTATRTGDEVADRGPLGAAKDWLVRVKRSLAGSHVVVENYDPLRHEHLTNFGGLPGMNEIERYWLNAPYAFASINYDPEQDEHRYHVVEPGLDDFERDLLDRLFEDVRDPLLYRANVDEDPEGALLSELRERLEEYGVDVRIETVHRLFYYLFREFQGYGKIDPLMHDPAIEDISCDGAGLPIFIYHDGYTDIETNLTYDAAELENVVVQLAQRSGRHISVADPVVSTTLPDGSRIELALGTEVTPRGSAFTIRKYAEDPFTPIDLLEYGTFSKEMLAYLWLAIEHNKSLLFAGGTAAGKTTSMNAVSMFIPPRAKVLTIEDTRELSLYHDNWLSSVTRERFDEDDISMYDLLRSALRHRPEYIVVGEVRGEEAITLFQAMNTGHTTFSTMHADSVQTVINRLENEPINVPRPMVQSLDVLAVQVLTRQGDERVRRAKTLAEIEGIDQRTGELDYANAYEWQSNTDSYAQRDSSLLEGIREERGWSQSELLRELDDRERFLAHLQAEGVSDYRRFTSFVNRYYADKDAVMSRIEGESTTET; encoded by the coding sequence ATGTCAGAACCAGATCGCCCACGCGACGGGGGAGGCAACGCAAATGTCGGGACAGCCACACGGACAGGTGACGAGGTCGCCGACCGCGGGCCACTCGGCGCGGCAAAGGACTGGCTCGTTCGCGTCAAGCGTTCCCTTGCAGGATCGCACGTCGTCGTCGAGAATTACGACCCGCTCCGACACGAACACTTGACGAACTTCGGCGGACTTCCCGGGATGAACGAGATCGAACGCTACTGGCTGAACGCGCCCTACGCGTTCGCGTCGATCAATTACGACCCGGAGCAGGACGAACACCGCTATCACGTCGTCGAACCCGGTCTTGACGACTTCGAGCGCGATCTCTTGGATCGGCTGTTCGAGGACGTCCGCGATCCGCTGTTGTATCGGGCGAACGTCGACGAAGACCCGGAAGGCGCGTTGCTCTCGGAACTTCGGGAGCGCTTAGAGGAGTACGGCGTCGACGTCCGGATCGAGACGGTCCATCGGCTCTTCTATTACCTCTTCAGGGAGTTTCAGGGCTACGGCAAGATCGATCCACTGATGCACGACCCTGCGATCGAGGACATCTCGTGTGACGGGGCGGGATTGCCGATCTTCATCTATCACGACGGCTATACCGACATCGAGACGAACCTGACCTACGACGCCGCCGAACTCGAGAACGTCGTCGTTCAACTTGCCCAGCGCTCGGGTCGACACATCTCGGTTGCCGATCCCGTCGTCTCGACGACACTGCCCGACGGTTCACGGATCGAACTCGCTCTTGGGACTGAAGTGACGCCACGCGGGTCGGCCTTTACGATTCGGAAGTACGCCGAGGACCCGTTCACACCGATCGACCTGCTCGAGTACGGCACCTTCAGCAAGGAGATGCTCGCGTATCTCTGGCTCGCCATCGAGCACAACAAGTCACTGCTGTTCGCCGGCGGGACCGCGGCCGGGAAGACGACTTCGATGAACGCCGTCTCGATGTTTATCCCGCCGCGAGCGAAGGTTCTCACCATCGAAGACACCCGCGAACTCTCGCTGTATCACGACAACTGGTTGTCGTCGGTGACGCGCGAGCGCTTCGACGAGGACGACATCTCAATGTACGACCTCCTGCGGTCGGCCCTGCGCCATCGCCCGGAGTACATCGTGGTCGGTGAGGTGCGCGGCGAGGAGGCGATCACGCTGTTCCAGGCGATGAACACCGGTCACACGACGTTCTCGACGATGCATGCCGACTCGGTCCAGACGGTCATCAATCGCTTAGAGAACGAGCCGATCAACGTCCCGCGACCGATGGTCCAGAGCCTGGACGTCCTGGCCGTCCAGGTGTTGACCCGCCAGGGCGACGAGCGCGTGCGTCGGGCGAAGACGCTGGCGGAGATCGAGGGTATCGATCAGCGGACGGGCGAACTCGACTACGCCAACGCCTACGAGTGGCAGTCAAACACGGACAGCTACGCCCAACGGGACTCCTCGTTGCTCGAAGGGATCCGCGAGGAACGCGGCTGGAGTCAGTCCGAACTCCTCCGTGAACTCGACGATCGAGAGCGCTTTCTCGCCCATCTCCAGGCGGAGGGCGTCTCGGACTACCGCCGGTTTACGTCGTTCGTTAATCGATACTACGCCGATAAGGACGCCGTCATGTCGCGAATCGAGGGCGAATCCACCACGGAGACATGA
- a CDS encoding type II secretion system F family protein: MSLTGYLPLVAALALAGALALTRFSPRLDRVFTRIARQYFSQHIGESPARERLLASAYVETTYRVYAAKTHLYTALTALIGGMIGVYVVGGALIVIPTIAAVLADLPSVMGDVLGNRNLEIVLPPDQVFLVLTVGGVVIGGLSAVVTYVARWQLPAGDAEVRRRGINEALPRTVAFIYALSRGGLAFPDVMRTLGRNREIYGDAADEMSVAVREMDLFGTDMISAIRRAAHRSPSDTFRTFGENLASVLASGQQIPQFLEDQYDRLQEEAEQRQEEVLELLATIAEAYVTTLVAGILFLLTILLVFGLTVTDTLPFLQLLTYLIIPLSNALFVVFLVQKLEELGVARESGVAALEGETPDTIAPETPTATADGGHLPRLSAGRSQLQLYDRISRFKRVLRRPIQTIIWNPTRIFYLTVPIALLWLAVRAPGTITEYGFNLRLADDLIIQVSLFVIGTFAIVREIYSRRIDRIEAATPELLERLASLNEAGMSFVESLDRVRDSDLGVLTDEVNRIWTDVSMGANAADALRRFGRRVRTASIARVVTLLTHAMRASGRLGPVLRIASAQARSDLELRRERRQQMFTYLVVIYVSFLVFLVIIFAVEEVLVPSLPDNVPVPESNRLGVDVTAFARLGQVNKPAYTLIFLHAALIQAVLSGFVAGLLGEGTLKDGAKHAAILLAIAYVAILLVTSPVASLTMQDQEALGDGVTIDSVSTSEGGFLVIHDRTADGAIVGHTGYLPPGEHTNVRVRLDETLQRQTTLVAVPYLDGNSDKQFTIGADQPYGTGGDPVAVDARITPVEPESSQSRAVGDGIAATVGDRAMPASPALPISR; the protein is encoded by the coding sequence ATGAGCCTCACGGGATACCTGCCACTGGTCGCCGCACTCGCGCTCGCCGGAGCGCTCGCGCTGACCCGCTTCAGCCCGCGTCTCGACAGGGTGTTCACCCGGATCGCTCGCCAGTATTTCAGCCAGCACATCGGTGAGTCACCGGCCCGCGAGCGCCTGCTCGCGTCCGCGTACGTCGAGACGACCTACCGGGTGTACGCGGCCAAGACGCACCTCTACACCGCACTCACAGCACTCATTGGCGGGATGATCGGCGTCTACGTCGTCGGCGGAGCCCTGATCGTGATCCCGACCATCGCCGCCGTCCTCGCCGACCTCCCGTCGGTCATGGGCGACGTCCTGGGCAATCGGAACCTCGAAATCGTCCTCCCGCCTGACCAGGTGTTCCTCGTCCTTACCGTCGGTGGGGTCGTGATCGGCGGGCTTTCCGCAGTTGTGACCTACGTTGCTCGCTGGCAACTCCCGGCAGGTGACGCCGAAGTTCGCCGTCGGGGAATCAACGAAGCGCTCCCCCGGACGGTCGCGTTTATTTATGCGCTCTCCCGTGGAGGCCTTGCCTTCCCTGATGTCATGCGAACGCTCGGGCGTAACCGGGAGATCTACGGCGACGCGGCCGACGAGATGAGCGTCGCCGTCCGGGAGATGGACCTCTTCGGGACGGACATGATCTCGGCGATCAGGCGGGCGGCCCACCGCAGTCCCAGCGACACGTTCCGGACGTTCGGCGAGAACCTCGCGAGCGTCCTCGCCAGCGGCCAGCAGATCCCCCAGTTTCTGGAAGACCAGTACGACCGCCTCCAGGAGGAGGCCGAGCAACGCCAGGAGGAAGTGCTCGAACTGCTCGCGACTATCGCCGAAGCCTACGTCACGACGCTGGTCGCCGGCATCCTCTTCCTGTTGACGATCCTGCTGGTGTTCGGGTTGACGGTGACCGATACGCTCCCCTTCCTCCAGTTGCTCACGTACCTCATCATTCCGCTGTCGAACGCGTTGTTCGTCGTCTTCCTGGTGCAGAAACTCGAGGAACTCGGCGTCGCCCGGGAGAGTGGCGTCGCGGCCCTGGAAGGCGAGACGCCGGATACGATCGCTCCCGAGACACCGACGGCGACCGCCGACGGCGGTCACCTCCCGCGGCTGTCGGCCGGCCGGTCACAGCTCCAGTTGTACGACCGGATCAGTCGGTTCAAGCGCGTCCTCCGTCGCCCGATCCAGACGATCATCTGGAACCCGACGCGGATCTTCTATCTCACGGTCCCGATTGCGCTCCTGTGGCTGGCCGTTCGTGCGCCTGGAACGATCACGGAGTACGGGTTCAACCTCCGACTGGCTGATGATTTGATCATTCAGGTCTCTCTGTTCGTGATCGGTACGTTCGCCATCGTCCGGGAGATCTACTCCCGGCGGATCGACCGCATCGAGGCCGCGACGCCGGAGTTGCTCGAACGGCTGGCGAGCCTCAACGAGGCCGGGATGTCCTTCGTCGAGAGTCTCGACCGGGTCCGGGATTCGGATCTCGGCGTCCTGACCGACGAGGTAAATCGCATCTGGACGGACGTTTCGATGGGAGCGAACGCCGCCGACGCCCTGCGTCGGTTCGGCCGGCGAGTCCGAACAGCTTCGATCGCCCGGGTCGTCACGTTGCTCACCCACGCGATGCGGGCGAGCGGTCGCCTCGGACCTGTCCTGCGGATCGCCTCCGCACAGGCTCGTTCGGACCTCGAACTCCGTCGGGAGCGCCGCCAGCAGATGTTCACCTACCTGGTCGTGATCTACGTCTCGTTTCTGGTCTTTCTGGTCATCATCTTCGCCGTCGAGGAGGTACTCGTCCCGAGCCTCCCTGATAACGTTCCCGTCCCCGAGTCCAACCGCCTGGGCGTCGACGTCACCGCCTTCGCGAGACTCGGACAGGTCAACAAGCCCGCCTACACGCTGATCTTCCTGCACGCCGCGCTGATCCAGGCAGTGTTGTCGGGATTCGTGGCCGGGCTCCTCGGCGAGGGAACGCTCAAGGACGGCGCGAAACACGCCGCGATATTGCTCGCGATCGCGTACGTTGCGATCCTCCTCGTGACCTCGCCGGTCGCGTCACTGACCATGCAGGATCAGGAGGCCCTCGGCGACGGCGTCACGATCGACTCGGTCTCGACGTCGGAAGGCGGATTCCTGGTGATCCACGACCGGACGGCCGACGGGGCGATCGTGGGTCACACCGGCTACCTGCCGCCGGGCGAGCACACGAACGTCCGCGTTCGACTCGACGAGACCCTCCAGCGCCAGACGACCCTGGTGGCCGTGCCGTATCTCGACGGGAACAGTGACAAGCAGTTCACCATCGGGGCCGATCAGCCCTACGGGACGGGCGGCGATCCGGTGGCTGTCGACGCACGCATCACGCCAGTCGAGCCCGAGTCGAGTCAGTCGCGGGCGGTCGGCGATGGCATCGCAGCCACGGTCGGAGACCGCGCGATGCCTGCATCGCCGGCGTTGCCGATCAGTCGCTGA
- a CDS encoding ring-cleaving dioxygenase, whose amino-acid sequence MPTDIPGIHHVTAIASGPQENYDFYTETLGLRLVKRSVNQDDTSVYHLFYGDRAGSPGTSMTFFPYPGARPGQVGTGQVSTTGFTIPADAVEYWLDRLEGAGVDVDEPRERFGETVIPLRDPDGLPLELVGVEGAPAGDPPAGPVPPERAIRGFYGVTLSLEDTDSTVRVLEEMGYEEAGSAGDRTRYEASGDIGAVVDLIAEPDRGRGQPGAGTVHHVAFRVTSDEQPEWREQLQTLGLRPTEIVDRKWFESVYTRTPGGVLFEYATAEPGYTVDEALDSLGERLVLPEWFEDRREEIEAGLPPLSVDSN is encoded by the coding sequence ATGCCGACAGACATTCCCGGAATCCACCACGTCACGGCGATCGCGAGCGGCCCACAGGAGAATTACGACTTCTACACGGAGACGCTGGGCCTCCGGCTGGTCAAACGTAGCGTCAACCAGGACGACACCTCCGTCTATCACCTCTTCTACGGCGACCGCGCGGGCTCGCCGGGAACCAGCATGACGTTCTTCCCCTACCCGGGAGCGCGACCCGGCCAGGTCGGGACCGGACAGGTAAGCACCACGGGGTTCACGATCCCGGCCGACGCCGTCGAGTACTGGCTCGACCGACTCGAGGGAGCAGGCGTCGACGTGGACGAGCCACGAGAACGGTTCGGCGAGACCGTGATCCCGTTGCGCGATCCCGACGGCCTCCCGCTTGAACTCGTCGGTGTCGAGGGCGCGCCGGCGGGCGATCCGCCCGCCGGACCGGTCCCCCCCGAGCGGGCGATCCGCGGGTTCTACGGCGTCACCCTCTCGCTCGAGGACACCGACAGCACGGTCAGAGTACTCGAGGAGATGGGCTACGAGGAGGCGGGCAGCGCGGGCGATCGAACCCGCTACGAGGCGAGCGGCGATATCGGGGCCGTCGTCGATCTGATCGCCGAACCCGACCGGGGGCGCGGTCAGCCGGGGGCGGGGACCGTCCACCACGTCGCCTTCCGGGTCACGAGCGACGAGCAGCCCGAGTGGCGGGAGCAACTCCAGACCCTCGGGCTCCGCCCGACAGAGATCGTCGATCGGAAGTGGTTCGAGTCGGTGTACACCCGGACACCGGGTGGCGTGCTCTTCGAGTACGCCACGGCCGAGCCGGGCTACACTGTCGACGAGGCCCTCGATTCGCTCGGCGAACGCCTCGTCCTCCCCGAGTGGTTCGAGGATCGCCGCGAGGAGATCGAGGCGGGACTGCCGCCGCTGTCGGTCGACAGTAACTGA
- a CDS encoding DoxX family protein, whose translation MAFTGTEGLLLLAGRILFGIVLAFMGLNHFMQREQMTGYAEYKGLPAPGFSVVASGAVLIAGGLAVVAGVYPVVGAVALAGFLLISAVTMHDFWAVPEDDQQDEMTAFLKNLVMAGGALVVAAAGTQSWAYSVGIGLF comes from the coding sequence ATGGCGTTCACCGGAACCGAGGGACTTCTCCTCCTCGCCGGGCGGATCCTGTTCGGCATCGTCCTGGCGTTCATGGGGCTCAACCACTTCATGCAGCGCGAGCAGATGACGGGCTACGCCGAATACAAGGGGCTCCCCGCACCGGGGTTCTCCGTGGTCGCGTCGGGTGCTGTCCTGATCGCGGGGGGACTCGCCGTCGTCGCCGGTGTCTACCCGGTCGTCGGCGCGGTCGCACTCGCAGGGTTCCTCCTGATCTCGGCCGTCACGATGCACGACTTCTGGGCCGTTCCCGAGGACGACCAGCAGGACGAGATGACGGCGTTCCTGAAGAACCTGGTGATGGCCGGCGGCGCGCTCGTCGTCGCGGCCGCCGGAACCCAGTCGTGGGCCTACAGCGTCGGCATCGGTCTGTTCTAA
- a CDS encoding winged helix-turn-helix transcriptional regulator yields MSPTTVADEQTVEEQNAAACPVVEAVETIGSEWRLVVLHELVDGEQRFNELKRSTGASSRTLSRVLDDLEEAELVDRRVEEKPIATYYSLTERGQALCPVFDELEAWADEWIDGVEA; encoded by the coding sequence ATGTCACCGACGACAGTTGCCGACGAGCAGACGGTCGAGGAACAGAACGCGGCGGCCTGTCCGGTTGTCGAGGCCGTCGAGACGATCGGGTCGGAGTGGCGACTCGTCGTCCTGCACGAACTGGTCGACGGCGAGCAGCGATTCAACGAACTCAAGCGCTCGACGGGTGCAAGCTCACGGACGCTCTCCCGGGTCCTCGACGACCTGGAGGAGGCCGAACTCGTCGACCGCCGCGTCGAGGAGAAACCCATCGCGACCTACTATTCACTGACCGAGCGGGGCCAGGCGCTGTGTCCGGTCTTCGACGAACTCGAAGCGTGGGCCGACGAGTGGATCGACGGCGTCGAGGCGTAG
- a CDS encoding ATP-dependent helicase: MGGRELLADADMDLGFDPESVGIDDDNVLARFKPVVREWWVETFGPYVPDNGGFFTPPQKEAIPHIHDGENALIAAPTGSGKTQASFAAIIDELFRRDRGDDGLENSVYCLYISPLKSLANDIHRNLEVPLSEISAKLDRRGEDVEIRHAIRHGDTSDSDRQAMLEETPHILNTTPETLAILLNSPKFQKKLETVEYVIVDEIHSLAANKRGTHLSVSLERLEAMAETSPTRIGCSATVEPLDTMAEFLVGREKPGGDPRDCEIVDARFAREFDMELTTPTDDLIHTPQSTINDRFYDQLHELIGEHTNTLVFTNTRSGAERVLHNLRERFDAYDEGNSGCHHGSLSREKREAIESDLKSGDIDVVTTSTSLELGIDMPHIDLVVQVGSPKSVAALLQRVGRAGHQLGETVTGRVVALDRDELLECAVMLKKAEEGFVDRVFIPENAHDVATQHVYGMAINAVRPESEIMGILRRAYPYRTYSDDDWERLVRYLTADYPGMEDENVYAKIWRDTNDPPDGEYHYEEYPVGETLIGKRGRLARVIYMTNIGTIPDSFTCDVLTRGDSEWIGQLDESYLDTLETGDVFVLGGDHYEFRYRRGSKVYVDHTSARPTVPSWYSERLPLSYDLGREILAFQRGLFDRLAEGGQSAARLWLREFPLDEHSVRAIVEMFDQQVRYAGSESVSTDGRLVIEEERDREAYERRYYVHSNYGRRFNDGLSRLLAYRVAQQATANVQVAVADHGFTLSMPLNRKVDVVGVLESIDPGDVREDLQASLDGTDLLERYFRINATRSLMILKRYKGYEKSASEQQVNSEMLLGFAQDLEDFAVIEETYREILEDKLNVDAIEDVLGAIGDGEISVVHHRVDSPTPRAFGLATLMASDVVLAEDESAVLKEFHERVQEAIDDESLQEVSVTD; the protein is encoded by the coding sequence ATGGGAGGACGGGAACTGCTCGCGGACGCGGACATGGACCTCGGTTTCGATCCTGAGAGCGTCGGGATCGACGACGACAACGTTCTGGCGCGGTTCAAGCCCGTCGTTCGAGAATGGTGGGTCGAGACGTTCGGTCCGTACGTCCCCGACAACGGCGGCTTCTTCACCCCACCGCAGAAGGAGGCGATCCCGCACATCCACGACGGCGAGAACGCACTCATCGCCGCGCCGACCGGCTCGGGCAAGACCCAGGCCAGTTTCGCGGCGATCATCGACGAGCTCTTCCGTCGCGACCGCGGCGACGACGGACTGGAAAATTCCGTCTACTGTCTCTATATCTCGCCGCTGAAGAGTCTCGCCAACGACATCCACCGCAACCTCGAAGTCCCGCTTTCGGAGATCTCCGCAAAACTCGACCGTCGGGGCGAGGACGTCGAGATCCGCCACGCGATCCGCCACGGCGATACGTCGGACAGTGATCGCCAGGCGATGCTCGAAGAGACGCCACATATCCTCAACACGACGCCCGAGACGCTGGCCATCCTGCTGAACTCACCGAAGTTCCAGAAGAAACTCGAAACCGTCGAGTACGTCATCGTCGACGAGATCCACAGCCTCGCGGCGAACAAACGGGGGACGCATCTCTCGGTCTCGCTGGAGCGTCTCGAAGCGATGGCCGAGACCTCGCCGACGCGAATCGGCTGCTCGGCGACCGTCGAGCCTCTGGACACGATGGCCGAGTTCCTGGTCGGCCGCGAGAAGCCGGGCGGCGATCCCCGCGATTGCGAGATCGTGGACGCCCGCTTCGCCCGCGAGTTCGACATGGAGCTCACGACGCCGACCGACGACCTCATCCACACGCCACAGTCGACGATCAACGACCGGTTCTACGACCAGTTGCACGAATTGATCGGCGAGCACACAAACACGCTCGTGTTCACGAACACGCGCTCGGGAGCCGAACGCGTCCTGCACAACCTCCGGGAGCGCTTCGACGCCTACGACGAAGGCAACTCGGGGTGTCACCACGGGAGCCTCTCGAGGGAGAAACGCGAGGCCATCGAATCCGACCTGAAGTCGGGCGACATCGACGTCGTGACCACGTCGACGAGCCTCGAACTCGGGATCGACATGCCACACATCGACCTGGTGGTGCAGGTCGGTTCACCCAAGTCAGTCGCCGCACTCCTCCAGCGAGTGGGACGGGCTGGCCACCAGCTCGGTGAGACGGTCACCGGGCGAGTCGTCGCGCTCGATCGCGACGAACTTCTCGAGTGTGCGGTCATGCTCAAGAAGGCCGAGGAGGGCTTCGTCGACCGGGTGTTCATTCCCGAGAACGCCCACGACGTGGCCACCCAGCACGTCTACGGCATGGCGATCAATGCGGTGCGCCCGGAATCCGAGATCATGGGTATCCTCCGGCGTGCGTATCCCTATCGAACGTATTCGGACGACGACTGGGAGCGACTCGTTCGGTATCTCACCGCCGACTATCCGGGCATGGAGGACGAGAACGTCTACGCGAAGATCTGGCGGGATACGAACGATCCACCGGACGGCGAGTACCACTACGAGGAGTACCCGGTCGGCGAGACGCTGATCGGCAAGCGCGGCCGGCTGGCGCGAGTCATCTACATGACCAACATCGGAACGATTCCGGACTCGTTTACGTGTGACGTGCTCACGCGTGGCGATAGCGAGTGGATCGGGCAACTCGACGAGTCCTACCTCGACACCCTGGAAACTGGTGACGTGTTCGTCCTTGGTGGGGATCATTACGAGTTTCGCTACCGTCGGGGCTCGAAGGTCTACGTCGATCACACGAGCGCCCGCCCGACCGTCCCGTCGTGGTACTCCGAGCGATTGCCCCTCAGTTACGACCTCGGCCGTGAGATCCTGGCCTTCCAGCGGGGGCTATTCGATCGCCTCGCGGAGGGGGGCCAGTCGGCGGCCAGGCTGTGGCTGCGGGAGTTCCCCCTCGACGAGCACAGCGTCCGCGCGATCGTCGAGATGTTCGACCAGCAGGTGCGCTACGCCGGCTCGGAGAGCGTCAGCACGGACGGGCGGCTGGTCATCGAGGAGGAGCGCGACCGCGAGGCGTACGAACGCCGGTACTACGTCCACTCGAACTACGGCCGCCGGTTCAACGACGGACTCTCGCGACTGCTGGCCTATCGCGTCGCCCAGCAGGCCACAGCGAACGTCCAGGTCGCCGTCGCCGACCACGGCTTTACACTCTCGATGCCGCTCAACCGGAAGGTCGACGTGGTGGGCGTGCTGGAATCGATCGACCCGGGCGACGTGCGAGAAGACCTCCAGGCCAGCCTCGACGGGACTGACCTGCTCGAGCGCTATTTCCGGATCAACGCGACGCGGTCGCTGATGATCCTGAAACGCTACAAGGGCTACGAGAAATCAGCCAGCGAACAGCAGGTCAACAGCGAGATGTTGCTCGGCTTCGCACAGGATCTCGAGGACTTCGCGGTGATCGAAGAGACTTACCGCGAAATCCTGGAAGACAAACTCAACGTGGACGCGATCGAGGACGTGCTCGGCGCGATCGGTGACGGCGAAATCAGTGTCGTCCATCACCGCGTCGACTCGCCGACCCCTCGGGCGTTCGGGCTGGCGACGCTGATGGCCAGCGACGTCGTCCTGGCGGAGGACGAGTCGGCCGTCCTGAAAGAGTTCCACGAACGCGTTCAGGAGGCGATCGACGACGAGTCACTCCAGGAGGTTTCCGTCACTGACTGA
- a CDS encoding metal-dependent hydrolase produces MFVGHAFLAFGFATLLTRRMLPTDGPSILSGRIELRYAIAVGLAAALFASLPDVDVVHAAFQVVSLPEDSTAFDHFWTATDERHRTMTHSLVVAVLGSLGFGLWTVRRAAGWLALSGVVALVAVTDGPVGGLVIVLFVIAGVVVATVADEVGLSTRAIGGAALLGLLVHPFTDLLTGEPPAFFAPFDVVPIANRIELFGDPTANLLVAFGTELAVIWFGLLVGITALGIDPRRHVHVGAVLGIAYAPMALVLEGATVDHAVPFVATILPIGLVGAVSRERPWTAPGALTAVLTGLAAITLALLAFTLAHVAIA; encoded by the coding sequence GTGTTCGTCGGTCACGCCTTCCTCGCGTTCGGGTTCGCGACGCTACTCACGAGACGCATGCTCCCGACCGACGGGCCGTCGATCCTCTCCGGTCGGATCGAACTTCGATACGCAATCGCGGTCGGGCTGGCGGCCGCACTGTTCGCCTCGTTGCCGGACGTCGATGTCGTCCACGCCGCGTTCCAGGTCGTCTCGCTGCCCGAAGACTCCACGGCGTTCGATCACTTCTGGACCGCGACGGATGAGCGTCACCGAACGATGACCCACTCCCTAGTCGTCGCCGTGCTCGGGAGCCTCGGATTCGGGCTGTGGACAGTCCGGCGGGCCGCAGGCTGGCTTGCGCTCTCGGGAGTCGTTGCCCTGGTTGCGGTGACGGACGGCCCCGTTGGCGGCCTCGTGATCGTGTTGTTCGTGATCGCCGGCGTGGTCGTCGCGACGGTCGCCGACGAGGTCGGACTCTCGACACGCGCGATCGGCGGGGCTGCCCTGCTGGGACTGCTCGTCCACCCGTTCACGGACCTCCTGACCGGTGAGCCGCCGGCCTTCTTCGCCCCGTTCGATGTCGTCCCGATCGCGAACCGGATCGAGCTCTTCGGGGATCCGACGGCGAACCTCCTCGTGGCGTTCGGGACAGAACTGGCAGTCATCTGGTTCGGACTCTTGGTCGGCATCACCGCCCTCGGAATCGACCCTCGCCGACACGTCCACGTCGGGGCTGTGCTGGGCATCGCTTACGCCCCGATGGCGCTCGTCCTGGAGGGAGCGACCGTCGATCACGCGGTGCCGTTCGTCGCCACGATCCTTCCCATCGGCCTCGTGGGCGCGGTCAGTCGCGAGCGCCCCTGGACGGCCCCCGGCGCACTGACAGCCGTGCTGACGGGGCTCGCTGCGATCACGCTGGCGCTTTTGGCCTTCACACTCGCCCACGTGGCGATCGCCTGA
- a CDS encoding FG-GAP repeat protein, with protein MDLHRRDALRLVGAAGVTGLAGCGSIAAPGGGKSWSQRATLTAEDGTSGDQFGDSIAVSNDGSTIIVGAPAATTAGDESSGVSVFERAGDSWSRTATLSPTNTAEFSGFGASVALSGDGKTAVIGCTGDVRTDGLVSGAAYVFERTDDGWNQDARLSVDTAFTPTEGQYFDAFGAAVAIADDGKTALVGAPQYVDGSDDTARVASLSGGAITADVVAAPRSTPARVPGAAFAFERSDGEWSREATVRPEDPDGRVRLGSSVALADRGSTAVICANGGNTVSVFTRAGGSWTETTTTLPLADGVAVPLDEAIGVSNDGSTVIVGDSPGDDTGGSAIVFDRADGSWSRSELSLAHTQKFGPSVAMAGDGETALVPGLTDSNAVSVHVFTHAVGSWTPKTALTAEGSQRDSRYGDALALSGDGTTAVVGAPGGDTTAGSGTVYVFD; from the coding sequence ATGGATCTACACCGCCGGGACGCCCTCAGACTCGTCGGCGCGGCGGGTGTAACGGGCCTTGCCGGATGTGGAAGCATCGCCGCCCCGGGCGGGGGGAAATCATGGTCACAGCGGGCGACACTGACCGCGGAGGACGGCACCAGCGGGGACCAGTTCGGCGACTCGATCGCTGTGTCGAACGATGGATCGACGATCATCGTCGGCGCACCGGCCGCCACTACCGCCGGGGACGAGTCCAGTGGTGTGTCCGTCTTCGAGCGGGCGGGCGACTCGTGGTCCCGGACAGCAACGCTCTCCCCGACGAACACAGCCGAGTTTAGCGGGTTCGGGGCCAGCGTGGCGCTGTCGGGCGACGGGAAAACGGCCGTCATCGGATGTACGGGCGACGTGCGCACGGACGGACTGGTGTCCGGCGCGGCGTACGTGTTCGAGCGCACCGACGACGGGTGGAACCAGGATGCGCGACTCAGTGTCGACACGGCGTTCACGCCCACGGAAGGACAGTATTTCGACGCCTTCGGCGCGGCCGTCGCCATCGCTGACGACGGGAAGACGGCACTGGTCGGCGCGCCGCAGTACGTCGATGGGTCCGACGACACCGCAAGGGTAGCGTCGCTCTCCGGAGGGGCAATCACGGCGGATGTCGTCGCCGCTCCCCGATCGACGCCCGCGCGCGTCCCGGGAGCGGCGTTCGCGTTCGAGCGATCCGACGGCGAGTGGTCCCGGGAAGCGACGGTTAGACCCGAGGACCCCGATGGACGGGTCCGTCTGGGATCGAGCGTCGCGCTGGCGGATCGCGGATCGACGGCCGTCATCTGTGCGAACGGGGGAAATACAGTTTCGGTGTTCACCCGGGCCGGCGGGTCCTGGACCGAGACGACGACGACGCTCCCGCTTGCAGACGGCGTAGCGGTTCCACTGGACGAGGCAATCGGCGTTTCGAACGACGGGTCGACGGTGATCGTCGGGGACAGTCCGGGCGACGATACTGGCGGATCGGCAATCGTCTTCGATCGGGCAGACGGATCGTGGTCCCGGTCGGAACTGTCCCTCGCTCACACCCAGAAATTCGGACCGTCGGTTGCGATGGCCGGCGACGGGGAAACGGCGCTCGTCCCTGGACTGACGGACTCGAATGCGGTCAGCGTCCACGTCTTCACCCACGCTGTGGGGTCCTGGACACCAAAAACAGCACTCACGGCAGAGGGCAGTCAGCGAGACAGTCGGTACGGCGATGCCCTAGCGCTGTCCGGCGACGGGACTACGGCAGTCGTCGGTGCGCCGGGCGGGGACACGACGGCCGGTTCCGGTACAGTATACGTCTTCGATTGA